One genomic region from Doryrhamphus excisus isolate RoL2022-K1 chromosome 14, RoL_Dexc_1.0, whole genome shotgun sequence encodes:
- the LOC131101401 gene encoding ribosome biogenesis protein bop1-like isoform X1, with product MCEGLQPHALPEDGGNAHHNCLPTANKRQKKEEEKKKKPTKKKQQHLFHEWREMEDTRKSADSGEMNAVPERTQKKKKEKRKRDVEQEGDGMFSINEKLSDRGDSDSEDSVYSGLQDSGSDSDDDDDDDDDEAQDDNLKDGDSGRTEEYDHDSSDEEDIRNTVGNIPMEWYKDFPHIGYDLDGKKIYKPIRNKDELDEFLEKMDNPDYWRTVTDKQTGSDIILSDEQVELVKRLQRGQFGDVSFDEYQPWVDFFTKDVMLHPVTNRPADKRSFIPSLIEKEKVSKLVHAIKMGWIKPRQGKDDSRGHYYDLWGNEDSSLLARHRMHLPAPKTPLPGHQESYNPPPEYLFTDEEQALWEQQDPSDRKLPFVPRKFSSLRQVPAFPRFIHERFERCLDLYLCPRQRKMRVNVNPEDLIPKLPKPKDLQPFPTTQSLVYEGHSSLVRSISVSPSGQWLASGSDDGSVRFWEVSSSRCVKVVQVGRAVKTVCWNPNPSVCLLAVALESLVFILSPSLADREVVSASERLLAGQQEAVPTDVAGPVTWVDAEKEEHNHGIRLKIQHPKPVQQVVWHTKGDYLAAVMPDHSSHQQVFIHQLSRRRSQNPFRRNKGLVQCVSFHPIRPYFFVATQRSIRIYNLVKQEMSKKLQANSKWISSMAVHPGGDHVICASYDCRLSWFDLDLSTKPYKMLRHHKKAVRSVAYHRLYPLFASASDDGSVIVCHGTVYNDLLQNPLIVPVKVLKGHVITHDLGVLDVTFHPTQPWIFSSGADATIRLFT from the exons ATGTGTGAG GGTCTTCAGCCACACGCCTTACCAgaagatggcggtaatgcacaccacaattgcttgccaaccgccaataaacgacagaagaaggaggaggagaagaagaagaaacccaCGAAGAAGAAACAACAGCACCTCTTCCACGAGTGGCGTGAAATGGAGGACACGCGGAAAAGTGCAGACTCTGGCGAGATGAACGCAGTTCCCGAAAGGacccagaagaagaagaaggagaaaagGAAGCGGGACGTCGAGCAAGAGGGAGACGGG ATGTTCAGCATCAACGAGAAGCTGTCTGACAGAGGAGACTCAGACAGCGAGGACAGCGTCTACTCCGGCCTCCAGGATTCAGGGAGcgacagtgatgatgatgatgatgatgatgatgatgaagcacAG GATGACAACTTGAAGGATGGAGACAGTGGACGAACAGAGGAATATGACCACGACTCATCAGATGAAGAA GATATCAGGAACACAGTGGGGAACATTCCCATGGAGTGGTACAAAGACTTCCCTCACATTGGCTACGATTTAGACGGGAAGAAGATTTACAAGCCAATCAGGAACAAGGACGAGCTAGATGAGTTCTTGGAGAAGATGGACAACCCGGACTACTG GAGAACCGTCACTGACAAGCAGACCGGAAGTGACATCATCCTGTCAGATGAGCAGGTGGAGCTGGTGAAGCGGCTGCAGCGAGGACAGTTTGGAGACGTCAGCTTTGATGAGTACCAG CCTTGGGTGGATTTCTTCACTAAAGACGTGATGCTTCATCCCGTGACCAACAGACCAGCAGACAAACGCAGCTTCATCCCGTCACTCATTGAGAAGGAGAAA GTCTCCAAACTAGTCCATGCCATCAAGATGGGCTGGATCAAGCCTCGCCAGGGGAAAGATGACAGCAGAGGCCACTACTATGACCTCTGGGGCAATGAAGACTCTTCTCTCCTGGCCCGACACAGAATGCACCTCCCTGCCCCTAAAACCCCTCTGCCTGGCCACCAGGAGTCCTACAACCCTCCACCAGAGTACCTGTTCACCGATGAAGAG CAAGCTCTGTGGGAGCAGCAGGATCCCTCAGACAGGAAGTTGCCCTTTGTTCCCAGAAAGTTCTCCAGCCTCCGTCAGGTGCCAGCCTTTCCTCGTTTCATCCATGAGAGATTTGAGCGTTGCCTGGACCTTTACCTGTGCCCTCGCCAGAGGAAGATGAGG GTCAACGTCAATCCAGAAGATCTGATTCCAAAGCTTCCTAAACCCAAGGACCTCCAGCCCTTCCCTACCACTCAGTCCCtg GTTTATGAAGGTCACAGCAGTTTGGTTCGTTCCATCAGTGTTTCTCCATCAGGACAGTGGCTGGCTTCAG GGAGTGATGACGGTTCTGTCCGGTTCTGGGAGGTCAGTTCGTCTCGCTGTGTCAAGGTGGTCCAGGTGGGCAGAGCAGTGAAGACCGTGTGCTGGAATCCCAACCCGTCTGTGTGTCTGCTGGCTGTCGCCCT GGAATCGCTGGTGTTCATCCTGTCTCCCTCCTTAGCGGACAGAGAGGTGGTCTCGGCCTCGGAACGTCTCCTTGCCGGTCAGCAGGAGGCGGTTCCTACAGATGTAGCGGGGCCTGTTACCTGGGTGGACGCGGAAAAGGAGGAGCATAACCACGGCATCCGCCTCAAGATCCAACATCCCAAA CCTGTCCAGCAGGTGGTGTGGCACACCAAGGGTGACTACCTAGCGGCCGTGATGCCGGACCACTCCAGCCATCAGCAGGTGTTTATCCACCAGCTCAGCAGAAGAAGGAGCCAGAACCCCTTCAGACGCAACAAAGGCCTGGTTCAGTGCGTATCATTCCACCCCATCCGGCCGTACTTCTTTGTGGCAACCCAGCGCTCCATCCGCATCTACAATCTGGTCAAGCAAGAGATGAGCAAGAAACTCCAGGCCAACTCCAAGTGGATCTCCAGCATGGCTGTCCATCCTGGAG GTGATCATGTGATCTGTGCAAGTTACGACTGCCGACTGAGCTGGTTTGACCTGGACCTCTCAACCAAACCCTATAAGATGCTACG ACATCACAAGAAGGCAGTGAGGAGCGTGGCGTACCACAGACTTTACCCGCTATTTGCCTCAGCATCTGACGATGGCTCAGTGATCGTCTGCCATGGAACCGTATACAA TGACCTGCTGCAGAATCCCCTCATTGTTCCAGTCAAGGTTCTGAAAGGTCATGTGATCACTCACGACCTTGGTGTTCTAGatgtgacctttcaccccacACAACCTTGGATCTTCTCGTCTGGCGCTGATGCCACCATCCGACTGTTCACATAG
- the LOC131101705 gene encoding protein N-terminal glutamine amidohydrolase-like isoform X1, whose product MSHDCYRMKEDVITPSQDKCDYTSCYCEENVWKLCELIGKEGSAPLEEIFVVFISNDNRTIPLWKQKCACGDQPVVWDYHVLLLHICGGSGSVVYDLDSTMPFPCSLELYAKHALRTDHGIQAAYRRKLRVVPANCFLLTFASDRSHMKNDDGSWKMPPPPYPPICTTDSLMNLDDFISMDPSVGWGKVFTLDHFLQHYVQDSSSP is encoded by the exons ATGTCACATGACTGCTACAGAATGAAGGAAGACGTCATCACACCGAGTCAAGACAAGTGTGACTATACCAGCTGTTACTG TGAAGAAAATGTTTGGAAACTTTGTGAGTTGAtcgggaaggaaggaagtgcaCCTCTAGAAGAAATCTTTGTGGTTTTCATCTCAAATGACAACAGAACG ATTCCACTGTGGAAGCAGAAGTGCGCATGTGGAGACCAGCCTGTGGTTTGG GATTACCACGTGCTTCTGCTTCACATCTGCGGCGGGTCTGGTTCTGTGGTGTACGATCTGGACTCGACGATGCCCTTTCCCTGCAGCCTGGAGCTGTACGCCAAGCACGCCCTACGCACGGACCACGGCATTCAGGCCGCGTACCGCAG GAAGTTGCGTGTGGTCCCCGCCAACTGCTTCCTGTTGACCTTCGCCTCGGATCGGTCACACATGAAGAATGACGACGGGTCCTGGAAGATGCCACCCCCACCGTACCCCCCCATCTGTACCACAG ACTCCCTCATGAACCTGGATGACTTCATCAGCATGGATCCCAGCGTGGGATGGGGGAAGGTTTTTACGTTGGACCACTTCCTGCAGCACTACGTCCAGGACTCTTCTTCTCCTTAG
- the LOC131101705 gene encoding protein N-terminal glutamine amidohydrolase-like isoform X2, whose protein sequence is MRSCATFTYICEENVWKLCELIGKEGSAPLEEIFVVFISNDNRTIPLWKQKCACGDQPVVWDYHVLLLHICGGSGSVVYDLDSTMPFPCSLELYAKHALRTDHGIQAAYRRKLRVVPANCFLLTFASDRSHMKNDDGSWKMPPPPYPPICTTDSLMNLDDFISMDPSVGWGKVFTLDHFLQHYVQDSSSP, encoded by the exons ATGCGTTCATGTGCGACGTTCACGTACATTTG TGAAGAAAATGTTTGGAAACTTTGTGAGTTGAtcgggaaggaaggaagtgcaCCTCTAGAAGAAATCTTTGTGGTTTTCATCTCAAATGACAACAGAACG ATTCCACTGTGGAAGCAGAAGTGCGCATGTGGAGACCAGCCTGTGGTTTGG GATTACCACGTGCTTCTGCTTCACATCTGCGGCGGGTCTGGTTCTGTGGTGTACGATCTGGACTCGACGATGCCCTTTCCCTGCAGCCTGGAGCTGTACGCCAAGCACGCCCTACGCACGGACCACGGCATTCAGGCCGCGTACCGCAG GAAGTTGCGTGTGGTCCCCGCCAACTGCTTCCTGTTGACCTTCGCCTCGGATCGGTCACACATGAAGAATGACGACGGGTCCTGGAAGATGCCACCCCCACCGTACCCCCCCATCTGTACCACAG ACTCCCTCATGAACCTGGATGACTTCATCAGCATGGATCCCAGCGTGGGATGGGGGAAGGTTTTTACGTTGGACCACTTCCTGCAGCACTACGTCCAGGACTCTTCTTCTCCTTAG
- the LOC131101401 gene encoding ribosome biogenesis protein bop1-like isoform X2: MQGLQPHALPEDGGNAHHNCLPTANKRQKKEEEKKKKPTKKKQQHLFHEWREMEDTRKSADSGEMNAVPERTQKKKKEKRKRDVEQEGDGMFSINEKLSDRGDSDSEDSVYSGLQDSGSDSDDDDDDDDDEAQDDNLKDGDSGRTEEYDHDSSDEEDIRNTVGNIPMEWYKDFPHIGYDLDGKKIYKPIRNKDELDEFLEKMDNPDYWRTVTDKQTGSDIILSDEQVELVKRLQRGQFGDVSFDEYQPWVDFFTKDVMLHPVTNRPADKRSFIPSLIEKEKVSKLVHAIKMGWIKPRQGKDDSRGHYYDLWGNEDSSLLARHRMHLPAPKTPLPGHQESYNPPPEYLFTDEEQALWEQQDPSDRKLPFVPRKFSSLRQVPAFPRFIHERFERCLDLYLCPRQRKMRVNVNPEDLIPKLPKPKDLQPFPTTQSLVYEGHSSLVRSISVSPSGQWLASGSDDGSVRFWEVSSSRCVKVVQVGRAVKTVCWNPNPSVCLLAVALESLVFILSPSLADREVVSASERLLAGQQEAVPTDVAGPVTWVDAEKEEHNHGIRLKIQHPKPVQQVVWHTKGDYLAAVMPDHSSHQQVFIHQLSRRRSQNPFRRNKGLVQCVSFHPIRPYFFVATQRSIRIYNLVKQEMSKKLQANSKWISSMAVHPGGDHVICASYDCRLSWFDLDLSTKPYKMLRHHKKAVRSVAYHRLYPLFASASDDGSVIVCHGTVYNDLLQNPLIVPVKVLKGHVITHDLGVLDVTFHPTQPWIFSSGADATIRLFT; encoded by the exons atgcag GGTCTTCAGCCACACGCCTTACCAgaagatggcggtaatgcacaccacaattgcttgccaaccgccaataaacgacagaagaaggaggaggagaagaagaagaaacccaCGAAGAAGAAACAACAGCACCTCTTCCACGAGTGGCGTGAAATGGAGGACACGCGGAAAAGTGCAGACTCTGGCGAGATGAACGCAGTTCCCGAAAGGacccagaagaagaagaaggagaaaagGAAGCGGGACGTCGAGCAAGAGGGAGACGGG ATGTTCAGCATCAACGAGAAGCTGTCTGACAGAGGAGACTCAGACAGCGAGGACAGCGTCTACTCCGGCCTCCAGGATTCAGGGAGcgacagtgatgatgatgatgatgatgatgatgatgaagcacAG GATGACAACTTGAAGGATGGAGACAGTGGACGAACAGAGGAATATGACCACGACTCATCAGATGAAGAA GATATCAGGAACACAGTGGGGAACATTCCCATGGAGTGGTACAAAGACTTCCCTCACATTGGCTACGATTTAGACGGGAAGAAGATTTACAAGCCAATCAGGAACAAGGACGAGCTAGATGAGTTCTTGGAGAAGATGGACAACCCGGACTACTG GAGAACCGTCACTGACAAGCAGACCGGAAGTGACATCATCCTGTCAGATGAGCAGGTGGAGCTGGTGAAGCGGCTGCAGCGAGGACAGTTTGGAGACGTCAGCTTTGATGAGTACCAG CCTTGGGTGGATTTCTTCACTAAAGACGTGATGCTTCATCCCGTGACCAACAGACCAGCAGACAAACGCAGCTTCATCCCGTCACTCATTGAGAAGGAGAAA GTCTCCAAACTAGTCCATGCCATCAAGATGGGCTGGATCAAGCCTCGCCAGGGGAAAGATGACAGCAGAGGCCACTACTATGACCTCTGGGGCAATGAAGACTCTTCTCTCCTGGCCCGACACAGAATGCACCTCCCTGCCCCTAAAACCCCTCTGCCTGGCCACCAGGAGTCCTACAACCCTCCACCAGAGTACCTGTTCACCGATGAAGAG CAAGCTCTGTGGGAGCAGCAGGATCCCTCAGACAGGAAGTTGCCCTTTGTTCCCAGAAAGTTCTCCAGCCTCCGTCAGGTGCCAGCCTTTCCTCGTTTCATCCATGAGAGATTTGAGCGTTGCCTGGACCTTTACCTGTGCCCTCGCCAGAGGAAGATGAGG GTCAACGTCAATCCAGAAGATCTGATTCCAAAGCTTCCTAAACCCAAGGACCTCCAGCCCTTCCCTACCACTCAGTCCCtg GTTTATGAAGGTCACAGCAGTTTGGTTCGTTCCATCAGTGTTTCTCCATCAGGACAGTGGCTGGCTTCAG GGAGTGATGACGGTTCTGTCCGGTTCTGGGAGGTCAGTTCGTCTCGCTGTGTCAAGGTGGTCCAGGTGGGCAGAGCAGTGAAGACCGTGTGCTGGAATCCCAACCCGTCTGTGTGTCTGCTGGCTGTCGCCCT GGAATCGCTGGTGTTCATCCTGTCTCCCTCCTTAGCGGACAGAGAGGTGGTCTCGGCCTCGGAACGTCTCCTTGCCGGTCAGCAGGAGGCGGTTCCTACAGATGTAGCGGGGCCTGTTACCTGGGTGGACGCGGAAAAGGAGGAGCATAACCACGGCATCCGCCTCAAGATCCAACATCCCAAA CCTGTCCAGCAGGTGGTGTGGCACACCAAGGGTGACTACCTAGCGGCCGTGATGCCGGACCACTCCAGCCATCAGCAGGTGTTTATCCACCAGCTCAGCAGAAGAAGGAGCCAGAACCCCTTCAGACGCAACAAAGGCCTGGTTCAGTGCGTATCATTCCACCCCATCCGGCCGTACTTCTTTGTGGCAACCCAGCGCTCCATCCGCATCTACAATCTGGTCAAGCAAGAGATGAGCAAGAAACTCCAGGCCAACTCCAAGTGGATCTCCAGCATGGCTGTCCATCCTGGAG GTGATCATGTGATCTGTGCAAGTTACGACTGCCGACTGAGCTGGTTTGACCTGGACCTCTCAACCAAACCCTATAAGATGCTACG ACATCACAAGAAGGCAGTGAGGAGCGTGGCGTACCACAGACTTTACCCGCTATTTGCCTCAGCATCTGACGATGGCTCAGTGATCGTCTGCCATGGAACCGTATACAA TGACCTGCTGCAGAATCCCCTCATTGTTCCAGTCAAGGTTCTGAAAGGTCATGTGATCACTCACGACCTTGGTGTTCTAGatgtgacctttcaccccacACAACCTTGGATCTTCTCGTCTGGCGCTGATGCCACCATCCGACTGTTCACATAG
- the LOC131101656 gene encoding low-density lipoprotein receptor-related protein 12-like — MVCSGVYLLLFSGCVAASQRNENLFMSGISNACGDSSELLRASSGIITSPGWPFQYPTRLNCSWNIRGRPGDTVTISFQDFDLQGSHRCSSDWMSISSYKNLDGLRVCGSSPPPPYISSQDHVWIHFHSDDTLTGKGFRLSYVTGKSDVSSCDVDQFHCSNGKCIPDWWRCNSMDECGDNSDEDLCVDSPFSFQPCGLNQFPCLSRYTRIYTCLPHSLRCDGSIDCQDLGDEIDCDVPTCGDWLRNFYGSFSSPNYPDFYPPGSNCTWLIDTGDHRKVILRFTDFKLDGTGYGDYVKVYDGLKENPRRLLRVLTAFDSRSPVVVVSSSGQLRVHFYADKINAARGFNVTYQVDGFCLPWEVPCGGNWGCYTEQQRCDGYWHCPNGRDELNCSTCQEDEFPCSRNGACYPRSDRCNYQNRCPNGSDEKNCFFCQPGNFHCKNNRCVFESWVCDAQDDCGDGSDEESCPVVVPTRVITAAVIGSLVCGLLLVIALGCTCKLYSLRMFERRSFETQLSRVEAELLRREAPPSYGQLIAQGLIPPVEDFPVCSGSQASVLENLRLAVRSQLGFTTLRLPSAGRHSNLWRSLFNFSHSRQSASLALVSADLEDSAGTGSSGSDLLSPDSDDTDTESERGRERAVGAVGGPVAPLPQKTPPSSSVSMMPSTAPINLPAAPSQLQNNPREAQPPASPVTMVTDNPGICHNDSLAFRSPATSTLQRLAQRLHRLTRNLIRTSQNQTWTGRSPLHQTDTGRARTESTEQRGSGEEEEDVELLIPDSDSSSLFSDVRQPLLEPPPSSNTSYALRQPRGNSTQAGWDGPCEHCGKVHTARIPDACLEVGGKMESSDDELLQLC; from the exons ATGGTCTGTTCAGGTGTCTACCTGCTCCTCTTTTCAG gatGCGTTGCTGCCTCCCAGAGGAACGAAAACCTTTTCATGTCTGGGATCTCCAATG CGTGCGGCGACTCGTCTGAGCTGTTACGTGCATCCAGCGGCATCATCACGAGCCCCGGTTGGCCCTTCCAGTACCCAACGCGCCTCAACTGTAGCTGGAACATCCGAGGCCGACCTGGAGACACCGTCACCATCAG CTTCCAGGATTTCGACCTGCAGGGTTCACACCGTTGCTCGTCAGACTGGATGTCAATCAGCAGCTACAAGAACCTGGATGGACTGCGAGTGTGTGGCTCGTCCCCGCCACCTCCTTACATCTCATCCCAGGACCACGTCTGGATTCACTTCCACTCTGACGACACTCTGACAGGAAAAGGTTTCCGACTGTCCTATGTCACAG GGAAGTCTGATGTTTCCAGCTGTGATGTGGACCAGTTTCACTGCTCCAATGGGAAGTGCATCCCCGACTGGTGGCGTTGTAACTCCATGGACGAGTGTGGGGACAATTCCGATGAAGACCTGTGTGTAGACTCACCGTTCTCATTTCAACCCTGCGGCCTGAACCAGTTCCCCTGCTTGTCCCGCTACACCCGAATCTACACATGTCTGCCCCACAGCCTCCGCTGTGACGGCAGCATCGACTGCCAG GATCTGGGAGATGAAATTGACTGTGACGTACCAACCTGCGGAGACTGGTTGAGGAACTTTTACGGCTCCTTCAGCTCTCCAAATTATCCTGACTTCTACCCTCCAGGGAGTAACTGCACATGGCTGATTGACACCGGCGACCACAGGAAG GTCATTCTGCGCTTCACAGACTTCAAACTGGACGGAACAGGGTACGGTGACTATGTCAAGGTGTATGACGGCCTCAAGGAGAACCCTCGCCGCCTTCTCAGGGTGCTGACAGCCTTCGACTCCAGATCACCCGTGGTGGTGGTGTCGTCATCTGGCCAGCTGCGAGTCCATTTCTACGCCGACAAGATCAATGCCGCCAGAGGCTTCAATGTCACCTACCAG GTGGATGGCTTCTGCCTGCCCTGGGAGGTGCCTTGTGGGGGGAACTGGGGCTGTTACACCGAGCAGCAGCGCTGTGACGGTTACTGGCACTGTCCTAACGGCCGGGACGAATTGAACTGTTCCACATGTCAGGAGGACGAGTTCCCCTGTTCCAGAAACGGAGCCTGTTATCCTCGATCAGACCGCTGTAACTACCAGAACCGCTGCCCCAACGGTTCCGATGAGAAGAATTGCTTCTTCTGCCAACCCGGGAACTTCCACTGCAAG AATAACCGATGTGTGTTCGAGTCCTGGGTGTGCGACGCCCAGGACGACTGCGGTGACGGCAGTGACGAAGAAAGTTGTCCCGTCGTCGTTCCCACCAGAGTGATCACAGCCGCAGTAATCGGCAGCCTCGTCTGCGGCCTCCTGCTAGTCATCGCCCTCGGGTGCACGTGTAAACTCTACTCGCTGCGCATGTTTGAACGCAG GTCTTTCGAGACCCAGCTGTCCAGAGTTGAGGCGGAGCTGCTGAGGAGGGAAGCCCCGCCCTCATATGGCCAACTAATAGCTCAGGGTTTGATCCCGCCTGTGGAGGATTTCCCAGTGTGCTCTGGGAGCCAG GCGTCCGTTCTGGAAAACCTGCGTCTGGCAGTCCGGTCTCAGCTCGGCTTCACCACTTTGCGCCTCCCCTCTGCCGGTCGTCATAGCAACCTGTGGCGCAGCCTCTTCAACTTCTCCCACTCGCGACAGTCGGCATCTTTGGCCCTGGTCTCTGCTGACCTGGAGGACAGTGCTGGAACTGGAAGTTCCGGATCAGACCTGCTTTCCCCGGACTCTGATGACACTGACACCGAGAGTGAGAGAGGTAGGGAGCGTGCCGTTGGTGCGGTGGGTGGTCCTGTTGCCCCGCTTCCCCAGAAGACCCCGCCCTCTAGTTCAGTATCTATGATGCCCTCCACGGCCCCCATAAACCTACCAGCTGCCCCCAGCCAACTCCAAAACAATCCCAGGGAGGCTCAACCCCCTGCCAGCCCAGTCACCATGGTAACGGACAATCCAGGCATATGTCACAATGACTCCTTGGCGTTCCGATCCCCGGCCACTTCCACCCTGCAGCGTCTGGCCCAGAGGCTGCACCGACTCACCAGGAACCTGATAAGAACCAGTCAGAACCAGACTTGGACCGGTCGCAGTCCACTGCACCAAACGGACACAGGGAGGGCCAGGACTGAGTCCACGGAGCAGCGAGGCagcggagaggaagaggaggacgtgGAGCTTCTGATCCCAGATTCGGACTCCTCCTCGTTGTTCAGTGATGTTCGACAACCGCTGTTGGAGCCACCTCCCTCCTCCAACACAAGTTATGCACTACGACAACCCCGTGGGAACAGCACACAAGCAGGGTGGGATGGCCCATGCGAACACTGCGGAAAGGTTCACACCGCCCGGATCCCTGACGCATGTCTGGAGGTGGGGGGCAAGATGGAGAGCAGCGATGATGAGCTCCTGCAGCTGTGCTAA